In Pedobacter heparinus DSM 2366, the following are encoded in one genomic region:
- a CDS encoding efflux RND transporter periplasmic adaptor subunit, with translation MKLKYVIYALIVLGIAYLIYYRISANKKIAEDGAGPGKGKGGSSKGLQVDGIVVQASDFTNDLDVTGTLEANEAVELRSEVSGLVTSINFKEGANVSRGQLLVKINDRDIQAQLQEALTKQKLSATNENRSKQLLEKGAISQEEYDTSLADLQSLKAQTQLIRAQLAKTSIYAPFSGKIGLRSISVGGYLTPSTLIANLSSINPLKISFSVPEKYIGQIKLNSEISFTTDGYNKKFTGSVFAIEPGINTQTRTLQIKALVPNAGNELRPGSFAKIKLALSTQKNALLIPNEAIIPVLKGKTVFITKDGKAQQVPVEAGTRTADHIVITSGLNIGDTVLTTGAMALKQDAPVKVSVVKNKAAL, from the coding sequence ATGAAACTAAAATACGTCATTTATGCCCTGATCGTTTTGGGGATTGCCTATTTGATTTACTACCGGATTTCGGCCAATAAAAAAATTGCCGAAGATGGTGCCGGTCCGGGTAAAGGAAAAGGAGGATCGTCGAAAGGTTTACAGGTTGACGGAATTGTGGTACAGGCCAGCGATTTTACCAATGATCTTGATGTAACCGGTACACTGGAAGCAAATGAGGCCGTAGAATTGCGCAGTGAGGTATCGGGGCTGGTAACCAGCATCAATTTTAAAGAGGGGGCCAATGTAAGCAGGGGCCAGCTGCTGGTCAAGATCAACGACCGCGACATACAGGCACAGCTGCAGGAGGCTTTAACCAAGCAAAAACTATCTGCCACCAATGAAAACCGCTCTAAACAACTGCTGGAAAAAGGTGCAATCAGTCAGGAAGAATACGACACTTCCCTTGCCGACCTCCAGTCTTTAAAGGCACAGACCCAGCTGATCCGTGCACAGCTGGCAAAGACTTCCATTTATGCGCCCTTTAGTGGTAAAATAGGCTTACGCTCCATATCCGTGGGCGGTTACCTTACGCCCAGTACGCTGATTGCAAATTTATCCAGCATCAACCCGCTAAAGATCAGCTTTTCGGTACCGGAAAAATACATTGGCCAGATTAAACTGAATTCGGAGATTTCCTTTACGACAGATGGCTACAACAAAAAATTTACGGGCAGTGTTTTTGCAATAGAGCCCGGAATAAACACACAAACACGTACTTTACAGATCAAGGCACTGGTGCCCAATGCGGGCAACGAATTGAGGCCTGGTTCTTTTGCCAAGATAAAGCTGGCCCTTAGCACACAAAAAAATGCGCTGCTCATTCCCAATGAAGCCATTATCCCGGTATTGAAAGGAAAGACCGTGTTCATTACCAAAGACGGCAAAGCCCAACAGGTGCCTGTAGAAGCCGGCACACGCACCGCCGATCACATTGTAATTACCTCGGGCCTGAACATTGGGGATACTGTACTGACAACAGGCGCCATGGCCTTAAAACAGGATGCCCCGGTTAAAGTTTCTGTGGTTAAAAACAAGGCTGCTTTATGA
- a CDS encoding LamG-like jellyroll fold domain-containing protein: MYSNFWTRQILLVLLLLAGSPALARSWMPGYNFRKKITIDQSKVSGTASLLNFPVLIVLEDAELRYIGNCEGRLQNSRGLDISFAATNAPQLPLAFQLDHYDAVNGKLVCWVNIQELFTGSNPGHNEIYLYYGSTYIHDPFTLSARATWPASYQQVWHLNLDAAPSISRSANHGPEMSMTGSPGTGPANFPAAHIGNGLLLNGSTDGMAAAADTNTTVCITAWIKMDHRGTEQVILASDTTAGGYVIKVNAQGNLVFETKNAEGFRSATTAEVLAVNTWYNLACIFIKGIRRIYINGAYKAGGGSNGVKLGRSGALSIGKSKQNGSYFKGTIDELRIQNVERNVDWISTEYRNQANPASFISVAAEEINPANVPVVNEFTGAAGTEDWSDEGNWSLGGLPAQNAQVIIKGGKKTKLLAPAATIINQLTLEPGARLHLQSGLEVNCAASIAANAAVVLEDGARLTFKYDVLNHGRIGLNKGHGSLVFRGGHALQTLSGTGLVTVSRLEVELASATHTLLLQSPLNVGRQVQLIRGTLNSNGNLSLLADTLNYGAALMPVTDPGNTQLTGDVHVQHFVKGNFAAPSTARGWCLLAAPVYRSELNGQPQNNFAAIQASVFVTGTGGTLNGFDASPNNGGTIYTHDQSLPGSLSQKYKAIPSMDVSIPSGKGFYLFSRGSRNIPDAYLHQIQTPPFSNPGPYTITYTGKLYTGDLTVNLFNRNSGGEGDGFNLLGNPYASAIRWAALQKQNVSPFIWVFNTQNNAYQVTDDPDYIIPSGTGFFVRVNSGNASGSLSFQESAKYTGTTVPAAQMALRESRRAKETTSRLKIQLYAAGLTDSYTLIFSSKGNDGINDADAGKIGEGYLSIAGIAGNGTKLSIDERAIDTLRKEVCLYLKGWASGNYTLNLKASLKPNEEIVLADRYLGINKRLTEPESNCHFFIDTAIPASYGQQRFAILYRELPEVKQQDTETDKNIVVYPNPFKEWLYLKSARLTYKNLKVLIRDITGRVVWSSVLPILDAGIPVQQYCGQLVKGVYFLQLLNPKNNKVEAVFKVLRN; the protein is encoded by the coding sequence ATGTATTCAAATTTTTGGACAAGGCAGATTTTGTTGGTTTTGTTACTGCTGGCAGGAAGTCCTGCCCTTGCCCGCAGCTGGATGCCCGGCTATAATTTCAGAAAGAAAATAACCATTGATCAATCGAAAGTTTCCGGTACGGCCAGTCTTTTAAACTTTCCTGTGCTGATTGTCCTTGAGGATGCTGAACTCAGGTACATCGGCAATTGCGAAGGAAGGTTGCAGAACAGCAGGGGGCTGGATATCTCCTTTGCGGCAACCAATGCCCCTCAGCTGCCGCTTGCTTTTCAGCTTGACCATTATGATGCGGTTAATGGGAAACTGGTGTGCTGGGTAAACATTCAGGAGCTATTTACCGGCAGCAATCCTGGCCATAACGAAATCTATCTTTATTATGGCTCAACCTATATCCACGACCCGTTTACGCTTTCTGCAAGGGCCACCTGGCCGGCCAGCTATCAGCAGGTCTGGCACCTGAACCTGGATGCTGCACCTTCCATAAGCCGCAGTGCAAATCATGGTCCGGAGATGAGTATGACAGGGAGTCCGGGAACAGGGCCGGCTAACTTCCCTGCCGCCCATATTGGCAATGGACTGTTGCTGAATGGCAGTACGGATGGGATGGCTGCTGCAGCAGATACCAATACGACGGTTTGCATTACCGCCTGGATTAAAATGGATCACAGGGGCACTGAGCAGGTGATTTTAGCCAGCGACACCACTGCTGGCGGATATGTCATTAAGGTGAATGCCCAGGGTAACCTTGTTTTTGAAACTAAAAATGCTGAAGGTTTCAGAAGTGCCACAACCGCCGAGGTATTGGCAGTAAATACCTGGTACAATCTTGCCTGTATTTTTATTAAAGGGATAAGAAGAATATACATCAATGGGGCATATAAAGCTGGCGGCGGATCAAATGGGGTAAAGCTTGGGCGGTCGGGGGCATTGAGTATTGGAAAAAGTAAACAGAATGGCAGCTATTTTAAGGGCACAATTGATGAACTGAGGATTCAAAATGTAGAGCGTAATGTCGACTGGATCAGCACTGAATACAGGAACCAGGCTAATCCGGCCAGTTTTATCAGCGTTGCAGCTGAGGAAATTAATCCGGCAAATGTTCCGGTGGTCAACGAGTTTACCGGAGCTGCCGGAACGGAAGACTGGTCGGACGAGGGGAACTGGAGTTTGGGGGGCTTACCTGCACAAAATGCTCAGGTGATCATTAAAGGAGGTAAAAAAACGAAGCTTTTAGCTCCTGCGGCAACCATCATTAATCAGCTCACTTTAGAACCCGGGGCAAGACTTCATCTGCAGAGCGGCCTTGAAGTGAATTGTGCGGCCAGTATTGCAGCAAATGCTGCTGTAGTACTGGAGGATGGAGCAAGGCTCACTTTTAAATACGATGTGCTGAACCATGGCCGCATTGGTTTAAATAAGGGTCATGGCAGTCTTGTTTTCAGGGGAGGGCATGCATTGCAAACGCTTTCAGGTACAGGCCTGGTTACTGTTTCGCGGCTCGAAGTAGAGCTGGCCTCGGCTACCCATACGCTGTTGCTGCAATCCCCGCTAAATGTGGGCAGACAGGTGCAGCTGATCAGGGGAACCCTCAATTCCAACGGAAACCTCAGCCTGCTTGCCGATACCTTAAATTATGGTGCCGCATTGATGCCGGTAACAGATCCCGGTAATACACAGCTCACAGGAGATGTACACGTACAGCATTTTGTGAAAGGTAACTTTGCTGCCCCTTCAACGGCAAGGGGCTGGTGCTTGCTGGCTGCTCCCGTATACCGGTCTGAATTAAACGGGCAGCCGCAAAATAATTTTGCGGCCATTCAGGCCAGTGTCTTTGTAACCGGTACTGGCGGCACTTTAAATGGCTTTGATGCCTCGCCCAATAATGGAGGAACGATTTATACCCACGATCAGTCCTTACCCGGCAGCCTTTCACAAAAATACAAGGCCATTCCCAGTATGGATGTCAGCATCCCATCCGGAAAGGGTTTTTATCTGTTTTCAAGAGGCAGCAGGAATATTCCCGATGCCTACCTGCACCAAATCCAGACACCTCCGTTTTCTAATCCAGGGCCTTACACCATTACCTATACCGGTAAATTGTATACAGGCGATTTAACGGTAAACCTTTTTAACAGGAACAGCGGGGGAGAGGGCGATGGTTTTAACCTGCTCGGAAACCCGTATGCTTCGGCAATCCGCTGGGCCGCATTGCAAAAACAAAATGTTAGTCCCTTCATCTGGGTATTCAATACACAAAACAATGCCTATCAGGTTACAGACGACCCGGATTATATCATCCCTTCGGGAACTGGCTTTTTTGTGCGGGTAAACAGCGGAAATGCCAGTGGTTCGCTCAGTTTTCAGGAAAGCGCAAAATATACCGGTACTACTGTTCCGGCAGCGCAGATGGCCCTTAGGGAGTCCCGAAGGGCAAAGGAAACAACAAGCAGGTTAAAAATACAGCTGTATGCAGCCGGACTGACCGACAGTTATACATTGATTTTTAGCAGCAAAGGTAATGATGGGATAAATGATGCAGATGCCGGAAAAATTGGAGAAGGTTACCTGAGCATTGCAGGGATAGCCGGGAACGGAACAAAATTGTCTATAGATGAGCGCGCAATAGACACCCTCCGAAAAGAGGTCTGTTTGTACCTAAAGGGCTGGGCAAGCGGAAATTATACTTTAAATTTAAAAGCATCGCTTAAACCCAATGAGGAAATTGTACTGGCCGACCGTTATCTTGGTATCAATAAACGTTTAACAGAACCGGAAAGCAATTGCCATTTTTTTATAGACACCGCCATTCCGGCATCTTACGGTCAGCAACGCTTTGCTATTCTGTACAGGGAGCTCCCGGAAGTAAAGCAACAAGATACCGAAACCGATAAAAACATTGTGGTATATCCCAATCCCTTTAAGGAGTGGCTTTACCTGAAGTCGGCCAGGCTGACCTATAAAAATCTGAAAGTTTTAATCAGGGATATCACGGGCAGGGTAGTCTGGAGTAGCGTGCTTCCCATTCTGGATGCGGGTATTCCGGTTCAGCAGTACTGCGGGCAGCTGGTAAAAGGGGTCTATTTTTTACAACTGCTTAATCCGAAAAACAATAAAGTGGAGGCTGTTTTTAAAGTATTGCGAAACTAA
- a CDS encoding PID-CTERM protein-sorting domain-containing protein, whose amino-acid sequence MKYPLVLILILLCTSLWAMQADDPGLPGDDPDLPVDGGVAALLLAGAAYGLRKINQQKNTRR is encoded by the coding sequence ATGAAATATCCCCTGGTGCTGATTTTAATACTGCTATGTACCTCCCTGTGGGCCATGCAGGCTGACGACCCTGGTTTGCCGGGTGATGATCCCGATTTACCTGTTGACGGCGGTGTTGCTGCCTTGCTGCTTGCCGGGGCAGCTTATGGATTAAGGAAAATTAACCAGCAAAAAAATACTAGACGGTGA
- a CDS encoding efflux RND transporter permease subunit — translation MSISTTSIKRPVLAIVMNLMILLFGVIGYNFLGIREYPNIDPTVINVRTSYPGANSDIIESQITEPLEKSINGIDGIRNISSSSNQGSSNITIEFNLNKNIDDAANDVRDKVSEAARRLPKDIDGNPVVSKADANSDAVITMTVQSDKRNVMELSDYAENVIADRLQTITGVSSIQIMGQRKYAMRIRISPDKLAAYGLTSQDIVAALDRENVELPSGKITGSNTELIVKTLGKLTNAEQFNNLILKNDTDNVVRLKDVGFVELGSENEETILRESGKPMVAVGLIPQPGANYLDISKEFDKRFAQLEKDVPQDIKLNISLDTTKFIKASVTEVAETIILSLILVILIIYLFFRDWAIAIRPLIDIPVSLVFTFFIMYIFGFSINVLSLLAVVLATGLVVDDGIVVTENIFKKVEEGYSPFEAAIKGSNEIFFAVISISITLAAVFLPVIFLQGFVGRLFREFGVVIGAAVLISAFVSLTLTPMLNAYLMKKTGHKKSRFYELTEPYFVKLNDGYAEKLNKFLDRKWLAIPIIVACVGIIVLFWKILPKETAPYDDRSAINMNLTTPEGSSFAYTDRFMMKVQDMINDSVPEKKVNITITSPGFGGTGATNSGFVRMGLVDPGDRERTQADIAAKLTKITRKYSEGKVTVTQQPTISVGRRGGLPVNYIIQAQNFEKLREKVPLFMDEVSKDPTFTTSDVNLKFNKPEIDLTIDRDKAKNLGVSVADIGTALQLGLSGQRFSYFFMNGKQYQVIGQFEVGDRKDPLDLSSVYVRNDKNELIQLDNVVTAKEESSPPQLYRNNRFTAATVSAGLAPGKSIGEGIAAMDRIAEKVLDESFSTDLGGESRDFKESSSNTLFAFGLALLLVYLILSAQFESFIDPIIIILTVPMAVAGAFLSLWLFGQSWNIFSQIGTIMLIGLVTKNGILIVEFANQLKEKGKSVHDAIREASVSRLRPILMTSLAIAIGALPIAMALGAAAKSRMGMGIVIVGGTTFALILTLFVIPAIYSYWSKEHKTNTELELSLKAALEHEKDEK, via the coding sequence ATGAGTATTTCAACCACGAGTATAAAAAGGCCGGTACTGGCCATAGTGATGAACCTGATGATCCTTTTGTTCGGGGTAATCGGCTATAACTTTCTGGGTATACGTGAATATCCGAACATTGACCCTACTGTAATCAATGTACGGACGTCCTATCCGGGTGCAAACTCAGACATCATTGAATCGCAGATCACAGAACCGCTGGAAAAATCCATCAACGGGATAGATGGGATCAGGAACATCTCCTCCTCCAGCAACCAGGGCAGCAGTAACATCACCATTGAGTTTAACCTGAACAAGAATATTGATGATGCCGCTAACGATGTGCGCGATAAAGTATCGGAAGCAGCAAGAAGGTTACCCAAAGATATTGACGGCAACCCGGTAGTGAGCAAGGCCGATGCCAACTCGGACGCAGTGATCACGATGACCGTACAAAGCGACAAGCGCAATGTAATGGAGCTGAGCGATTATGCAGAGAATGTAATTGCCGACAGGCTGCAGACCATTACCGGGGTAAGTAGCATCCAGATCATGGGGCAAAGGAAATATGCCATGCGGATCCGCATTTCGCCGGATAAGCTGGCCGCTTATGGCTTAACGTCCCAGGATATTGTTGCAGCACTGGACAGGGAAAATGTGGAACTGCCTTCCGGAAAAATAACCGGATCAAATACGGAGCTGATTGTAAAGACCCTTGGAAAATTAACCAATGCCGAACAGTTCAATAACCTGATCCTGAAGAACGATACCGATAATGTGGTGCGTTTAAAGGATGTTGGTTTTGTGGAGCTGGGATCAGAAAACGAGGAGACCATATTGAGGGAATCCGGCAAACCGATGGTTGCTGTAGGCCTGATCCCGCAACCCGGCGCCAATTATCTCGACATCTCCAAGGAGTTTGACAAAAGGTTTGCCCAGCTGGAGAAAGATGTGCCCCAGGACATTAAGCTGAACATATCCCTGGACACAACCAAGTTTATCAAAGCCTCGGTAACTGAAGTGGCAGAAACCATTATTTTATCGCTCATCCTGGTGATCCTGATCATTTACCTGTTTTTCAGGGACTGGGCCATCGCCATCCGTCCGCTGATCGACATTCCGGTATCCCTGGTGTTTACCTTTTTTATCATGTACATTTTTGGGTTCTCTATCAATGTACTGTCGCTATTGGCCGTGGTTTTGGCAACAGGCCTGGTGGTGGACGACGGTATTGTGGTTACAGAGAACATTTTCAAAAAAGTAGAGGAGGGCTATTCGCCTTTTGAAGCTGCAATAAAGGGTTCCAACGAGATCTTTTTTGCCGTCATCTCTATTTCCATTACCCTTGCCGCCGTGTTTTTACCGGTCATCTTTTTACAGGGCTTTGTAGGCCGTCTGTTCAGGGAATTTGGGGTGGTAATCGGCGCTGCTGTACTGATCTCTGCATTTGTGTCGCTTACCCTGACACCCATGCTGAATGCCTACCTGATGAAAAAAACAGGGCACAAAAAATCGAGGTTCTATGAACTGACAGAGCCTTATTTTGTAAAGCTAAATGATGGCTATGCCGAAAAACTGAATAAATTTCTGGACCGGAAATGGCTGGCCATACCCATTATAGTGGCCTGTGTAGGGATCATTGTATTGTTCTGGAAAATATTGCCCAAAGAAACCGCACCTTATGACGACCGCAGTGCGATAAACATGAACCTGACCACACCTGAAGGTTCTTCTTTTGCCTATACCGACCGGTTTATGATGAAAGTACAGGACATGATCAATGATTCTGTGCCTGAAAAGAAAGTGAACATCACCATTACTTCACCGGGCTTTGGGGGCACAGGTGCTACCAACAGTGGTTTTGTTAGAATGGGGCTGGTAGATCCGGGCGACAGGGAGCGCACGCAGGCAGATATTGCTGCAAAACTGACCAAAATTACCAGGAAATACTCAGAAGGCAAGGTTACAGTTACCCAGCAGCCTACCATTTCTGTGGGCCGGCGCGGTGGTTTACCGGTAAATTATATCATCCAGGCACAGAACTTTGAAAAACTAAGGGAAAAAGTGCCTTTGTTTATGGATGAGGTTTCGAAAGATCCGACTTTTACCACTTCGGACGTAAACCTGAAATTTAATAAGCCTGAGATTGACCTGACCATAGACAGGGACAAAGCCAAAAACCTGGGTGTTTCAGTAGCCGATATTGGTACGGCCCTGCAACTGGGCTTAAGTGGCCAGCGTTTTTCCTATTTCTTCATGAATGGCAAACAATACCAGGTGATCGGGCAGTTTGAAGTGGGCGACCGTAAGGATCCGCTTGACCTGAGTTCGGTATATGTAAGGAACGATAAAAATGAACTGATACAGCTGGACAATGTGGTAACGGCTAAAGAAGAAAGCAGTCCCCCTCAATTGTACCGCAACAACCGTTTTACGGCAGCCACAGTTTCGGCAGGCCTTGCACCGGGCAAAAGCATCGGGGAAGGAATAGCCGCGATGGACAGGATTGCAGAGAAGGTACTGGACGAATCTTTCTCTACCGATCTTGGTGGGGAATCGAGGGACTTTAAGGAAAGTTCTTCCAATACGCTCTTTGCCTTTGGCCTGGCTTTATTGCTGGTTTACCTGATCCTGTCGGCACAGTTTGAAAGCTTTATTGACCCGATCATCATTATCCTGACCGTTCCGATGGCTGTTGCAGGTGCATTTCTATCCCTCTGGCTGTTCGGACAAAGCTGGAACATCTTTAGCCAGATCGGTACCATCATGCTCATTGGTCTGGTGACCAAAAACGGCATCCTGATTGTAGAATTTGCCAACCAGCTGAAAGAAAAAGGCAAAAGTGTACATGATGCCATCAGGGAAGCTTCGGTTTCGAGGCTGCGCCCGATTCTGATGACCAGTCTGGCCATTGCTATCGGCGCCCTGCCCATTGCCATGGCGCTGGGTGCTGCAGCCAAGAGCCGCATGGGTATGGGGATCGTAATTGTAGGCGGAACAACCTTTGCATTGATCCTGACCCTATTTGTAATCCCTGCAATTTATTCGTACTGGTCTAAAGAACACAAAACAAATACAGAATTGGAACTTTCATTAAAAGCAGCATTAGAACATGAGAAAGATGAAAAGTAG
- a CDS encoding TolC family protein has product MRKMKSRAFMFALVLLCTGTGLAYGQEQLSLQEAIATALKNNYDIKLVNNDIQIAKNNVNPGNAGMLPSLDGSFSDGGSRQNITRTQSNGNQQTLDGVRNTNMSYGASLGWTIFDGLQMFTNYERLKELQKQGEVNAKATILTTVSNVISSYFTVLKEQQLVRARDTALDISQLRLRIADNKLAIGRGSKLDVLAAKVDYNTDTAAYLQEINLLKTAKTALNQVMARDLNLDFKVDEAIDIDSKLNYGTLAGQMEQLNPDLQNAFISKKIAELNLKQVKGQRYPVVGVNGGYEFQKSASPTGFNTQQRATGFTYGLTASLNIFNGFLQRQNERNAKIEINSSALMLDKTKQDITAQLISTYQNYSTNLDLLKVEQNNVDIAKQNLDITLEKYRLGSISPLELREAQKNSIDAITRYLEAQYQAKLTEISLKEISGTLNIQ; this is encoded by the coding sequence ATGAGAAAGATGAAAAGTAGGGCTTTTATGTTTGCCTTGGTGCTTTTGTGTACAGGTACCGGGCTGGCTTATGGACAGGAACAGTTGAGCCTGCAGGAAGCCATTGCTACTGCACTTAAAAACAATTATGATATTAAACTGGTAAATAACGACATCCAGATTGCTAAAAATAATGTAAACCCGGGAAATGCAGGCATGCTGCCCAGCCTGGACGGAAGTTTTAGTGATGGGGGAAGCCGCCAGAACATTACCAGGACACAGAGCAATGGCAACCAGCAAACGCTGGACGGGGTGAGAAATACCAATATGAGCTATGGCGCCTCGCTGGGCTGGACAATTTTTGATGGCTTACAGATGTTTACCAATTATGAACGGCTGAAAGAATTGCAAAAACAGGGGGAAGTGAACGCCAAAGCCACTATTTTGACTACGGTGAGCAATGTGATCAGCTCTTATTTTACGGTATTAAAGGAGCAGCAATTGGTTAGGGCAAGGGATACGGCACTCGACATCTCGCAGCTGCGCTTAAGAATTGCAGACAATAAACTGGCTATTGGCAGGGGCTCTAAACTGGATGTGCTGGCCGCAAAGGTTGACTACAATACGGATACTGCAGCTTACCTGCAGGAAATTAACCTGTTGAAAACTGCAAAAACAGCTTTAAACCAGGTAATGGCCAGAGACCTGAATCTTGATTTTAAGGTGGATGAAGCAATTGATATAGATTCGAAACTGAATTATGGCACTTTAGCCGGACAAATGGAACAGTTAAACCCCGACCTGCAAAATGCCTTTATCAGTAAAAAAATTGCAGAGCTGAATTTAAAGCAGGTAAAAGGTCAGCGCTACCCAGTAGTAGGCGTAAATGGTGGTTATGAGTTTCAGAAAAGCGCCAGTCCGACCGGCTTTAATACCCAGCAGCGTGCTACGGGTTTTACATATGGTCTTACGGCAAGCCTGAATATCTTTAACGGTTTTTTGCAAAGGCAAAACGAGCGCAATGCAAAGATAGAGATCAATTCATCTGCACTAATGCTGGACAAGACAAAACAGGACATCACAGCCCAGCTGATCTCGACCTATCAGAACTACAGTACCAACCTGGATTTGCTGAAAGTGGAGCAAAACAATGTAGACATTGCCAAACAAAACCTGGACATTACACTGGAAAAATACCGCCTGGGCAGTATTTCGCCACTGGAGTTAAGAGAGGCGCAAAAAAACTCAATTGATGCCATTACCAGGTATCTGGAGGCGCAATATCAGGCAAAACTTACAGAAATCAGCCTAAAAGAAATCAGTGGTACTTTAAATATTCAATAA
- a CDS encoding N-acetylglucosamine kinase, protein MILVADSGSTKTDWMGYSPNEQINFNTQGINPYFLNAHDIFKLFSKKKEIAAYASQVKEVYFFGAGCSSPDKVEIISNGISSFFTNAYVSVEHDLMGSAYATCGDKKGLTCILGTGSNISYYDGKTLHHGAHGLGYVLGDEGSGTWFGRKLVTSYLYNQMPAELAFEFGQEYQIDKETVITNVYQKPAPNTYLASISRFMVNHKAHPFILNILREGFQEFVDSNIKDYSNYKSLDCHFVGSIGFIYQDILREVCLNSQVKVGQILQKPIEGIYNYILRKEGITV, encoded by the coding sequence ATGATTCTAGTAGCAGACAGTGGTTCTACAAAGACCGATTGGATGGGTTACAGCCCAAATGAACAAATCAACTTCAATACACAAGGTATAAACCCTTACTTTTTAAATGCACACGACATTTTTAAGCTTTTTTCCAAGAAAAAGGAAATCGCCGCTTATGCAAGTCAGGTAAAAGAGGTTTATTTCTTTGGTGCAGGCTGTTCTTCACCAGATAAAGTAGAGATCATCTCTAATGGAATCTCCTCCTTTTTTACCAATGCCTATGTATCTGTAGAGCACGACCTGATGGGTTCTGCCTATGCAACATGCGGCGACAAAAAAGGGCTGACCTGTATTTTAGGTACAGGCTCAAACATCTCTTATTATGACGGCAAAACACTGCACCATGGAGCGCATGGACTGGGTTATGTACTTGGAGATGAAGGCTCGGGCACCTGGTTTGGGCGCAAACTGGTTACCAGTTACCTGTACAACCAGATGCCTGCCGAACTGGCCTTCGAATTTGGACAGGAATACCAGATCGACAAAGAGACTGTAATCACCAATGTATACCAGAAACCAGCTCCGAATACTTATCTGGCCTCTATCAGCAGGTTTATGGTAAACCATAAAGCACACCCCTTTATCCTGAATATTTTAAGGGAAGGTTTTCAGGAATTTGTAGACAGCAACATTAAGGATTACAGCAATTACAAGAGTCTGGATTGCCATTTTGTAGGTTCCATTGGCTTTATTTACCAGGACATTTTAAGAGAAGTGTGTTTAAATAGCCAGGTAAAAGTAGGGCAGATCCTCCAGAAGCCAATCGAAGGCATTTACAATTACATTTTAAGAAAAGAAGGCATCACCGTCTAG